The sequence ATCTGGCTTCATATACAAATTGGTTCAAACTACCGAGCTCCAGCTGCCCGCCCCGGCTGCCCCGCCAGCCCAGCCCGCCTGCCGGCCTGGCCCAGCCAGCCAGCCACCCCCGCCCGCCAGCCCGGCCAGCCAGCCCACAGAAGGAAGTATTCACACTTTGAGGACCGTCACTTGCGTCCCACATTCGTCGTTTCTGTGACAGGAGTGATTGACCTCAAAGTGTGAATACTTCCTTTTGTTAGTTGGCCAGCTTTTGTTAGTTGGCCAGCTTCTGTTAGTTGGCCAGTCTTTGACCCAGCCTTTGAGGCGCAGCCACTGCATCAAGCTCACAGCATCAATCTGCATCTAGCCCACAAGCGTGGCGCCCGGCAAGTGCTCGTCGATAAGCTCCTGCACGCGCTCGGAAGAAATACTTGGAGCATCGTTACGGAACTTAACCTCTACCTCCGTCTGCCCGTCAACATCGCGCACGGCAACAAGGGCGACTTGTTCAAAGTCATCCTCAGCCTCCAGCTCAGCCATCAGCGCAAGCGCAGGGGTGACCATCTCAGGCGTTGCACGCTGCAGGCTCAAGCGCGGGCCGGTTTCCTTTTCGTCCTGGAAGTTGACGTACGGCTGCGCATCGTAGTACGGCACGTAGGTAGCGACGATCTGCTCAATCCGCTGGTCCGACTGCGCCAACTCAGCCCAGCCCACCATGGGGGTGAGATCAATACGGTCGGAGCGGTTACCAGCACCGGTATCAGCATTGTTGACCACCATGTTTACTTGAGAAACGCCGTGCACAGGTTCTGCGAGCAACCCAACTATCCAGTCATTATCGGCGCGGGGATCAATCTGGTAGCTGGTGGGCGGGTTCTCCGAAATAATCCATCCTGTGAAATAGGAGGGATCTTGCGGATCGTCGGACCATCGCGAAACCAGGAAGTTGGAGGCAGCAGTAATCGCTTCTGTGTCATCTGGGGCCACATTTGCCCGCGAGGTCACACCACGCCACGCATTGGTCTTCACCTCGGTGTCGACGGTGACATTCACATTAGCCAGTTCCTTCTCCGCTGCCTCCTGTGTTGCTGCCACTTCGTCGGCTGCGCGTAGCTCGGGGCTCGGCCCTTCTCTATTGGTCCACCACCACACCGCGGCGATCGCAGCGGCAGCGAGCACGATCACAATGATTAAAGCTAGGGCGCGTGACGACGAAGACTTCATGCTTGAAACCTTAGCAAGGGGCGCATCAGGGGGCTGGCCGTTTCACGTGGTGTTAGAATTCATCACCGCGTAAGAAGCGAGATGCGCTCCTGATTCAGGTTGTCCTGCTCGATGATGTCTACTAGCGCCTCCGCGAAGTCCGCATACGTCATAGCGGATTCTCCGGCGTCGTTCGTTGTAAACACGTCTCTGGCTACGATGTAGTCACCTTTGCGCTCGCCTTCAGCCTGGAAATCCAACGGAGGGGAGACATAAATCCAGTTCACCTTGTCACGCGAGCGCAAGTTATCAAATGCGTGCGCCATAGCGGAGGCGAGCGGTTTGAATGGTGCGGGCATCATTGCGCTTTCCCACAGCGCTTCGCCCTTATTCTCGTCGACGAGGAGGCTTCCTGCACTGCCCACGATGTACAACTTTGTTGCAGTACCTTCTATCGCATCTGCGAGGGCTCTGGTGACCTCGTCGTGCTGATCCAGCTCATTTTCTTCCCAGATTCCTACGGCATTGACGACGATGTCGAATGAGCTGAGATCCGCAGCAACGATCTCCCTTGCGTCCTTGAGCACAACGTGATGGGCTGGTGTTTCTTTTTCGCTTCGTATAAAAGCGGTGACCTCGTGTCCGCGGCGAGCTGCCTCGGAGGCGATCAGGGACCCTGTGCGTCCTGCGGCCCCGATTATTGCAACCCTCATGGGTGTTCCTTTCGCTCAGGTTTTAGCCTTAAACTTACTAAAGGTAACATTGAAAATTACTTTAGGTAATTAATAACCTTGAGGTGAGGCGGTAGCATGAAAGTAAGTATGGGAACAGATCATCAAGACGCGGGCGCACATCCCCCGCGCTGCCCGGTGGAAACCTGCTTGCTTGTCTTAAACGGCAAATGGAAGCCACTGATCATGAGAGAACTACTATCCGGTAAGAAACGCTTCGGCGAATTACACAACGGTGTCAGGGGAGTTTCACAAAAGGTTCTCACCAGCAACCTAAAAGAAATGGTGGTGCAGGGGATCGTTGAGCGGACAGCCTATGCAGAAATGCCACCCCGAGTTGAATATGAATTGACAGAACTAGGGCAATCTTTGTCTACCGTGATAGAAGCCATGTGGGCTTGGGGAGAAAACTACCAACAAAGCCAGGCTGAGGACAGCAAGAGCTAAGGAGCTGGAATCAGGCAAGAGGATCTGCTGCCAAGGCTACGGTGAACGCTAGCAGCTACTGCTAGTCCTTCGGCGGATGGTAGGTGTAAGGGATATTGTTCTTGTCCAAAAGGTCAAGAATCTTTGGATCAGCGCCGGTTTTTCCATCTTTGTTGGGGAAGAAGTGCCAATGGGCGCTCTTAATGGTGCCTTCCTTAACAGCGAATGCATCAGTACGAATCTGACGTGCTAATGCGTCGGTATAGACATGGTATCCCGACTTCGATTCATGAGCTACGCCATCCGCAACTACATCAAAGTACCTCATTGTCGGATTACATACTCGTTTACAATTGCCGGTGGGAAAACTAACTTGGGTTTCCACCGTTCGAGAACGTGGCTTTACGATCTGCTCTAAATTATTCTCTGCATCCTTCCACGTCCCTCGTGGCACGGAAGAACCTTTAACATGTCCTCGCCGTAGCATTGCAAAATGTACTGATATGGCAGAGCCACCAGAAGCCTGCATACGAAGAATTTCTTTGTCAGAGAACCCCTTGGCTTTAAGTTCCTCCCACTTTTTGCCCAGGACTGTTTTATGAATTTCAACTTGGACCTTCTCCGGAAGACGGCTTTTGGCCACTGCAGTGAGAACTTTGTCAGTTTGCCCAGGGAATCGCTTGAGAAACTTCGTCACTTTTGCCACAGCGACAGAGGTGTCGCCCATGTAGGGAACTACCCCGGTGGCATTCACTGCAGCCTCACCCCAACGCCTGTGGTGCACGTTAGCCAGGAGGTCTCGTAGGTCAAGGATCGCGCTCAAAACCCAGCCAGCAACGGGTATTGCACCAACACCCACAGACATCAAGTTGCCCATCAGCCAGGAAACCGAGTCTCCCTCAGACCAGTCGCCGAGGAGAAAGCCCCGAGCAAAGTCACGGGCGTCATCTTCTCGCGACCTTTTCTCGTCGTAGAACAGTGGGTCTAAATCCTCGGCTTCGGCATTTTGGATCTCGTAAAGATCATCAAAACCGTCTCCGTCGGTATCAGCGTCTAGCGGGTTAGTGTTGTGGTGCAGCACTTCGCGACTATCCCGGAGTCCATCCCCATCGGTATCTTTTGCAAATGGGTCCGTCCCTGCATCTAGTTCGCGCAGGTCATCAAGGCCGTCGCCATCAGAATCAACCTTTGTGGGGTTTGAAATCCACTGGTAAATTAGCGAGCCATCTTCTTGTTCCTCCGGGGTTCCAGCTTCAAGCCCATCGGAGATTCCGTCACCGTCAGTATCGGCATTCATAGGGTCAGTGGAGTAGGTGCGCCCATCAGCGGCTTCCCACCCTTCAAGCTCTGTCTTGTCATCAAGACCATCGTCATCTGAATCAGCTTTGACCGGGTTAGTCACACCTTCGTATATGGTGTCGTACTCCTCGCCCTCGACGATGTTTCCAGCTTCTTCACCGTCACTCAGCCCATCACCGTCAGTATCCGCGAGCAGCGGGTCGGTTCTAAACACTTCTCCGCTTGCTGTTGTCCATCCGGCAATTTCCAATTCGTCAGGAATGCCATCACCGTCAGTATCAACCCACTGCTCAGGCAGGGCCTCGCTCGTTGGCACTGGAGCTACGGTAGTAGAAGTTGTTGGGGCAGGAGTTGGAGTCTCAACTACTTCAAAGACGGGCTCACTGCGATTAGCTACAGCTACAACCGCGCCGATAACCAAGGCGACAACTAAAACTGCTGCGCTGACCACCACGACCAGCGGAAGCCGGTTCACTGCTGTGAAACTACTGGCGGTTGCTGAGTCTTTATCTTGCGGCTCTTGCGGTGGCGCTTCTTGCGCCGACTCTTGTTGATGCTCCATGGCACAGTCCTTCGCTCCAGGGGAAAAACGATGGGGCAAAACGATGGGGAGATACTTCCGACGTGAACTGGCAAAGTACCGAAAATGCATGCTACTTCAACCTTTTCCAGCCGCCCAGACCACCGCTCTCAATCTCTGCAAGAATGGTTATGTGACTTCACCGACATATTCCGCTGTTGAGGCCCTCCGCGACACAATGGCCGCAACGACGTTGCCTACCTCGCCTGAGGCTGAAGCAGAGGCACGTGCCATCGTGGCCCAGCTCGACGACTACATCCTGCCCCGGCTCGCCAATATTGATGCCCCACTGCTGGCCGTTGTTGGTGGCTCCACCGGTTCAGGCAAGTCCACGTTGGTCAACGCGATCGTCGGCAAGCAAGTAACTACCGCAGGCGTGATTCGCCCCACCACACGCCAGCCTGTGCTTGTGGCTAACCCGGCGGACCAGGAGTGGTTCAATTCCCCACATGTGCTGCCCGGCCTGGCCCGCGAACAGGGTGCTCCGGCAGCTAACGCCGAGGCCACATCGTTACGCGTGACGACGACAGACTCGCTCGACCAGGGCCTAGCGCTTCTCGACGCTCCCGATTTCGACTCCATTGATGACAAAAACCGCGCGCTAGCCTCCCAACTGTTGGCAGCGGCCGACCTGTGGGTGTTTGTGACTACTCCTGCACGTTACGCCGACCAGCTGGTGTGGAACTTCCTCAACGATGCGGCAGGCCGCAATATCGAAGTCATCGTGATCTTGAACCGCGTCGACGAAGATTCCATGGCAACAGTGCCCGATGACCTACGCCGGATGATGGAGCAGGCTGGTCTAGGTGATGCCACCATGTTCGTGGTGCCCTACACCATCGACTTCGATATTTTTCTGCCGGACCAGCCCATCGCCCCGATTCGTGACCACCTGCGCCACCTCGCTGGCGATGCGTCAGCCCGGCGCGCGATGGCGGCTAAGACGGTTGAGGGAGCGCTACGCACACTGTTGGGGCGTGTCGACGCGGTGGTAGAACAGAAGGCAGACAATGAGGAATTTGCCCGGCACTTGAGCCAAGCGATTGAAGCGCACTACCAGCGCGCTACCAAGCACGTGATCGACGCCACCAGTGATGGCAAACTGCTGCGCACCGAGGTGCTGCAGCGCTGGCAGGACTTTGTGGGTACATCGGATGCGTTTCGTACCATTGAGCGTTGGTATTCCATGGCCGTAGACCGGATTGGCAGCTTCTTTAGCGGCCAGCCTGCGCCCGTGCAGGAGGTTGAGACAGAGATCGAGTCCGGTTTGCACGCCGTGATCGTTGACGCAGGCGATACAGCAGCCACGCGTACGTGGTCGCACGTGGGTCAGGTGGCACCGCAGCTGCGCGCTGAGGCAGACCCGAAGTTGTCGTCGTCAAGCGATGATCTTTCCGACAAGGCAGCGCAACTGGTGCGCGACTGGCAAACCGCCCTGATGGAGTATATTCAAGACACTGCTGGTGAGAAGCGGATGCGGGCGCGGGTGCTTTCGCTGGGCCTGAACGTGGTCACCGTGGCGCTGATGCTGGTGGTTTTTGCCTCAACGGCTGGCCTGACTGGCGGCGAGATCGCGATTGCGGGTGGCTCTGCGGTCGTCGGCCAGAAACTGCTGGAAACCATCTTCGGGGAGGAGACGGTGCGCCGGATGGCGAAGTGGGCGCGCGATGACCTTGACCAGCGTTTGGCCGAGCTTTACGACGTTGAACAGGCCCGCTACAACGAGGTTCTCGCGCCGTTGGTTACGGGTGCCTCGTCTGATGAGCTGCGCCAGGCCGCTGCGGAGGTGTGCTTCGATGTTTAGGAATAAGGCCACGCTCAATGAGCGTCTTGAGGCATTAGACCGCGCCGTTGAGCTGGGTGAAGGTTACCTCACGCCCACGGAGATCGAACGGCTGGAATCCGTGGCGCAGGCGGGTGCGCAGCGGCGCGCGTTGAGTGCCGAGCACACCGTGGTCGGTTTCTTCGGCGCTACCGGCTCGGGCAAAACCTCCCTGTTCAACGCGGTTGTTGGTGAAGACCTTGGCAAGGCCGCCGCTCGTCGCCCAACCACGTCTTCTCCCCTTGCGGCTGTGTGGGAGCCACGCGGCTCCGAAGAGTTGCTGGACTGGTTGGAGGTGGAGGACCGCCGCACTCGTGAAGGCGAATTCGCCCCAGGTGCAGGGCCATTGATCCTGCTGGATCTGCCCGACTTTGACTCGGTGGAACCTGTGCACCGCGAGATCACCACACGCCTGGCCGGCCAGGTTGATGTGCTGGTGTGGGTTTCTGACCCGGAAAAGTACGCCGACAGCGTGATCCACGATCACTTCATTCGCCCCCATGCGGCCCACTCTGCGGTGACGCTGGCTGTACTGAACAAGGCTGATCTGCTCAAACCGGAGGATCAGAAGACAGTGGCTGATTCTTTCGGCCAGCTTCTGCGCGAAGACGGATTGCAGAAGGTCAAGGTGATCCCCGTCTCCGCGAAAACCGGAATGGGGATTGATACCGTGCGCAAAGCTATCGCGCGTGTGGCCGCCGCGCATTCCGCTCAGACCAAACGCATTGAGGCTGACCTTAACGCGGTGACCGAGCCCTGGGTGGCCTCCGGGACCATAAAAGAGGTACCGAAGTCGGCGAAGAAAGAGATGGATAAGACACTCACCCAGGCCGCCGGCGCCGAACGCATCGGTGACGCCACCGCCAAGGCGTACCGCAAACGCCTTGGCGAGCGCACCGGCTGGCTGCTCACTTCGTGGATCACCAAATTGCGGCCGGACCCGCTGCGCCGTATGGGCTTACGCGACGAAGCCGACGAACTCGGTGTGCACCGCACCTCCCTGCCCGAACTCGATGCGTCGAGTAAGGCGGTGGCAAACAGGGGTGTGCGCGGCTACGCCTCTGCAGTGGCGGACGGCTTGCCGGCCGCGTGGGCGTCGGCCGTCGCCGACACAGCAGAAGACATTATCGATGAGATGCCCAAACACTTAGACCGCGCGGTTGCAGGCACTCGCCTGCCTGCCCAACCATCAAAAGCGTGGGGTCTGCTCACCGTCGTCCAATGGTTAGCGCTGCTCGCCGCTCTTGTCGGCGTGCTTTGGTATCTTGCAGTGGCCTTCATCCCTGGTGCGCTTGCTCCCCTTTTGGGTAATGATCTTGTCCCCGACGTTGAAGGCTGGCCCCTCCCCACCCTCCTAATCCTGGGCGGCTTGCTGCTGGGAATTGTGCTGGGCCTGGTTGCAGCCGTGTTCGGCGGGGTGATCGGCTCCGGCATTAAGCGGCGCACCAAGCGAGCGCTGCGGGGTAACGTGGCCGACATGTCCGCCGACAAGGTTGTGGCTCCACTAGGAACCGTGCGCGACCATTACGTCCAATTCCAAAACGAAATACGTACCGCCGCAGGTGTCTAAGCCTTCAGGGTGACTAGGCTTTTAGTATGACTACCTTTCCAACGACCGCCACCGACTGGGTCACACAGACCCGCAGTGGTGGGTTTTCTGCGCGCGCCGGCATAGAGCACACGTTGCGCACCATTCACGCCCGCAACCCCGAGTTCAATGCGTTTGAGCGCACGTTTGACGATCACGCGCTCAAGGCCGCTGACCAGATCGACCAGCTTTCCGACGACCAGCGCGGCCCACTCCATGGCCTGCCAGTCGCGGTCAAAGCGGAGCTGCCTATTGCCGGGGTTCCCACCACCTACGGCACCGCAGCGGTCACGACACCCGCTGCTCACGACTGCGAGGTGGTTCGCCGTCTTCGGGACGCCGGCGCCATTATCGTCGGCACCACCACGATGCCCGAGTTCGGCGCACTACCGGTGACTTCGTCGGCAAGCAATGGCGTAACGCGAAACCCACTCAACCCCTCTTATACTCCCGGCGGATCCTCTGGCGGCTCCGCAGCAGCCGTAGCCAGTGGCATGGTTCCCGTAGCCATCGGCTCCGACGGCGGTGGCTCCATCCGCATCCCCTCCGCCTACACCGGCCTGATCGGATTGAAACCCACCCGTGGCCGCGTCAGCTCCACCCCATACCCCAACGCGTGGGGTGAGCTTGGCACCACTGGGCCGTTGACACGCACTCCTGAAGACTCCGAACTGATTTATTCCGTGATCAGCCCCAGTTTCGCAGCGCTTGACGACGAACTACCGAAGCACCCGCGGTTCTTGACCTTCGTCGACTCGCCCACACCTGTGGTGAGAACTGTCGCAGAAAACCGGCGAGCCGTCACCGCTTTTTCGCAAGGATTACGCAGCATAGGTAGCGTCGCTGAAGCTCAGCGGCGACTACCTAATCCTATTGTCACCTTCACTCCACATTTCTGGAATGAAATTGCAAAAGAGGCTGCAACCGTCGATCATCCTCGCCGCCTTGAGAAACGCACGCGCACTATCACTCGTTTTGGCCACATCGCTCGTCGAATGAAGCTTCTTCGCCCCTTTGATGCTTACTCCGCGCTTATCGACGACCTCTTCACCGAAGCCGATTTCCTGGTTACTCCCACAACTGCATGCCGCCCGCCGCTGGCCGACCAGTACGTGGATCGTGGAGCGGTAGTCTCCCAACTCATGTCCGCTCCAGCAGTGGCGTTCACCGCCATGTTCAATATATCCGGCCATCCAGCGGTGTCTGTGCCTGCCGGTGTTAGTACTGATGGGCTGCCTTTGGCTGTGCAGATCGTCGGCAAGCACGATACCGAACGCCAACTACTCGCATTGGCGCGGGGTGATGCCCCGCAATATCGATAGTCATCTCGTGGAGATAGTGTGGTGATGATCGTGACTGCCTCAATAGTTTCCACGCAATTGGATAATGCACACAGCCCGCCACCACAGAAGTGGTGACGGGCTGAGTTGTCGAGAGTGCTCGTCGAAAAGCGAATGCTTTTTAGCGTGCCTTTTCGACGATCTCTATCAAGGTGTGGTGCTTGTCTTTCGACAGCGGGCGGCATTCCTGGATGCGCACCAGGTCGCCTACACCAGCGGTGTTATTCTCATCGTGCGCCTTGTACTTCTTGGAACGGCGCATGATTTTGCCGTAGAGCGCGTGCTGCTTACGGTCTTCGATCTGCACAACGATGGTCTTGTCCATCTTGTCTGATACGACGTAGCCACGGCGAATCTTACGATTGCTGACAGGCTTGGCACCTGCAGTTTCCTGGACGGTGTTGTCGTTCTGGTCGGTAGTTTCAGTCACGTTTGCCTCACTCATGATTAAGCCTCAGCTCCCGGGACGACGGACAGGCCGAGCTCACGCTCGCGAAGCACGGTGTAAATACGTGCGATGTCGCGCTTGACCGTGGAGATACGGCGATTATTGGTCAGCTGGCCAGTAGCGTGCTGGAAGCGCAGATTGAACAGCTCTTCCTTAGCTTCTGCCAGGCGCTCATTGAGCTCATCGTTGCTGAGCTCGCGGAATTCGTGTGCGGGGGTTCCTGCAGCCATTAGTACTGGTCCTCCTTCGAAATGATGCGGACCTTCATCGGCAGCTTCTGGGCTGCACGACGCAGGGCTTCCTGTGCAACGGAGTCATCTGGGTAGGACATCTCGAACAAGATGCGACCAGGCTTGACGTTGGCGATCCACTTCTCAACAGGGCCCTTACCAGAACCCATACGAACGCCGAGCGGCTTCTGGGTCAGTGGACGGTCCGGGAAGATCGTGATCCAGACCTTGCCACCACGCTTGACGTGGCGGTTGATGGCAATACGGCCTGCTTCAATCTGACGGTTGGTGACGTATGCGGGCTCCAAAGCCTGGATTGCGTATTCACCGAATTGAATCTTGTTACCGCCTTTGGACATGCCCGAACGGGTCGGGCGATGCTGGCGACGGTACTTCACGCGCTTGGGGATAAGCATAAGGTTTATGCCTCCTTCTTCTGCTCAGCGCGCTGACGGCGCTGGCCACCGCGACGTGGGCGACGATCGCCACGGCCACGACGCTCATTATTCGGAGCGTTGAGCTCAGACTCGCGGACGCCACCGACAACGTCGCCCTTGTAGATCCACACCTTCACGCCGATGCGGCCGAAGGTGGTGTGAGCCTCCGCGAAACCGTAGTCGATCTCTGCACGCAGGGTGTGCAGAGGGACACGACCCTCGTGGTAACGCTCAACGCGGGACATTTCTGCGCCACCGAGACGGCCGGAGCAGAGCACCTTGATGCCCTTGACCTGTGGCTGACGCATAGCGGACTGGATCGACTTACGCATTGCACGACGGAATGCGACACGGTTGACCAGCTGCTCAGCGATCGACTGCGCAACGAGGTTAGCGTTGGCGTCGACGTTTTTGACCTCGAGGATGTTCAGCGCAACCATCTTGCCGGTGAGCTTTTCCAGCTCGCGGCGGATGCGGTCTGCCTCTGCACCACGGCGGCCAATCACGATGCCCGGGCGGGCGGTGTGGATGTCGACGCGGACGCGGTCACGAGTGCGTTCGATAACAACATCGGCGATGCCTGCGCGCTCCAAACCAGTGGAGAGGAACTCGCGGATCTTGATGTCTTCAGCGACGTACTCGGAGTAGTTCTTATCGGCGTACCAGTGGGACTTCCAGTCTGCGGTAATTCCCAACCGTAGGCCGTGTGGGTGAATTTTCTGACCCATTACTTAGCCCCTTCCTTGGCTGCGTCTTCCGACGCGACAATAACGGTGATGTGGGAGGTGCGCTTACGGATCTGGAAAGCGCGGCCCTGTGCGCGTGGCTGGTAGCGGCGCATGGTTGGGCCTTCGGTCGCGTAGCACTCGGATATAACAAGGGTCTTAGGGTCCAGGCCGAAGTTGTTCTCGGCGTTGGCAGCTGCTGAAGCAACAACCTTGGCGACAGGCTTCGCTGCGGCCTGTGGTGCGTACTTCAGGATTGCCAGGGCCTCGGACACGGACTTGCCGCGCACGAGATCCAAGACTCGGTTGGCCTTCATCTGGGAGCTGCGGACGTACTTGGCCGTCGCGCGTGCGGAGGTGATTGTGTCACTCATCGCTTATCGACGTCCCTTCTGGTCCTTGACGTGACCCTTAAAGGTCTTGGTTGGTGCAAACTCGCCGAGCTTGTG comes from Corynebacterium cystitidis and encodes:
- a CDS encoding NAD(P)-dependent oxidoreductase, with product MRVAIIGAAGRTGSLIASEAARRGHEVTAFIRSEKETPAHHVVLKDAREIVAADLSSFDIVVNAVGIWEENELDQHDEVTRALADAIEGTATKLYIVGSAGSLLVDENKGEALWESAMMPAPFKPLASAMAHAFDNLRSRDKVNWIYVSPPLDFQAEGERKGDYIVARDVFTTNDAGESAMTYADFAEALVDIIEQDNLNQERISLLTR
- a CDS encoding winged helix-turn-helix transcriptional regulator, which translates into the protein MKVSMGTDHQDAGAHPPRCPVETCLLVLNGKWKPLIMRELLSGKKRFGELHNGVRGVSQKVLTSNLKEMVVQGIVERTAYAEMPPRVEYELTELGQSLSTVIEAMWAWGENYQQSQAEDSKS
- a CDS encoding binary toxin-like calcium binding domain-containing protein, producing the protein MEHQQESAQEAPPQEPQDKDSATASSFTAVNRLPLVVVVSAAVLVVALVIGAVVAVANRSEPVFEVVETPTPAPTTSTTVAPVPTSEALPEQWVDTDGDGIPDELEIAGWTTASGEVFRTDPLLADTDGDGLSDGEEAGNIVEGEEYDTIYEGVTNPVKADSDDDGLDDKTELEGWEAADGRTYSTDPMNADTDGDGISDGLEAGTPEEQEDGSLIYQWISNPTKVDSDGDGLDDLRELDAGTDPFAKDTDGDGLRDSREVLHHNTNPLDADTDGDGFDDLYEIQNAEAEDLDPLFYDEKRSREDDARDFARGFLLGDWSEGDSVSWLMGNLMSVGVGAIPVAGWVLSAILDLRDLLANVHHRRWGEAAVNATGVVPYMGDTSVAVAKVTKFLKRFPGQTDKVLTAVAKSRLPEKVQVEIHKTVLGKKWEELKAKGFSDKEILRMQASGGSAISVHFAMLRRGHVKGSSVPRGTWKDAENNLEQIVKPRSRTVETQVSFPTGNCKRVCNPTMRYFDVVADGVAHESKSGYHVYTDALARQIRTDAFAVKEGTIKSAHWHFFPNKDGKTGADPKILDLLDKNNIPYTYHPPKD
- a CDS encoding GTPase domain-containing protein; this translates as MTSPTYSAVEALRDTMAATTLPTSPEAEAEARAIVAQLDDYILPRLANIDAPLLAVVGGSTGSGKSTLVNAIVGKQVTTAGVIRPTTRQPVLVANPADQEWFNSPHVLPGLAREQGAPAANAEATSLRVTTTDSLDQGLALLDAPDFDSIDDKNRALASQLLAAADLWVFVTTPARYADQLVWNFLNDAAGRNIEVIVILNRVDEDSMATVPDDLRRMMEQAGLGDATMFVVPYTIDFDIFLPDQPIAPIRDHLRHLAGDASARRAMAAKTVEGALRTLLGRVDAVVEQKADNEEFARHLSQAIEAHYQRATKHVIDATSDGKLLRTEVLQRWQDFVGTSDAFRTIERWYSMAVDRIGSFFSGQPAPVQEVETEIESGLHAVIVDAGDTAATRTWSHVGQVAPQLRAEADPKLSSSSDDLSDKAAQLVRDWQTALMEYIQDTAGEKRMRARVLSLGLNVVTVALMLVVFASTAGLTGGEIAIAGGSAVVGQKLLETIFGEETVRRMAKWARDDLDQRLAELYDVEQARYNEVLAPLVTGASSDELRQAAAEVCFDV
- a CDS encoding GTPase family protein; translation: MFRNKATLNERLEALDRAVELGEGYLTPTEIERLESVAQAGAQRRALSAEHTVVGFFGATGSGKTSLFNAVVGEDLGKAAARRPTTSSPLAAVWEPRGSEELLDWLEVEDRRTREGEFAPGAGPLILLDLPDFDSVEPVHREITTRLAGQVDVLVWVSDPEKYADSVIHDHFIRPHAAHSAVTLAVLNKADLLKPEDQKTVADSFGQLLREDGLQKVKVIPVSAKTGMGIDTVRKAIARVAAAHSAQTKRIEADLNAVTEPWVASGTIKEVPKSAKKEMDKTLTQAAGAERIGDATAKAYRKRLGERTGWLLTSWITKLRPDPLRRMGLRDEADELGVHRTSLPELDASSKAVANRGVRGYASAVADGLPAAWASAVADTAEDIIDEMPKHLDRAVAGTRLPAQPSKAWGLLTVVQWLALLAALVGVLWYLAVAFIPGALAPLLGNDLVPDVEGWPLPTLLILGGLLLGIVLGLVAAVFGGVIGSGIKRRTKRALRGNVADMSADKVVAPLGTVRDHYVQFQNEIRTAAGV
- a CDS encoding amidase family protein; translation: MTTFPTTATDWVTQTRSGGFSARAGIEHTLRTIHARNPEFNAFERTFDDHALKAADQIDQLSDDQRGPLHGLPVAVKAELPIAGVPTTYGTAAVTTPAAHDCEVVRRLRDAGAIIVGTTTMPEFGALPVTSSASNGVTRNPLNPSYTPGGSSGGSAAAVASGMVPVAIGSDGGGSIRIPSAYTGLIGLKPTRGRVSSTPYPNAWGELGTTGPLTRTPEDSELIYSVISPSFAALDDELPKHPRFLTFVDSPTPVVRTVAENRRAVTAFSQGLRSIGSVAEAQRRLPNPIVTFTPHFWNEIAKEAATVDHPRRLEKRTRTITRFGHIARRMKLLRPFDAYSALIDDLFTEADFLVTPTTACRPPLADQYVDRGAVVSQLMSAPAVAFTAMFNISGHPAVSVPAGVSTDGLPLAVQIVGKHDTERQLLALARGDAPQYR
- the rpsQ gene encoding 30S ribosomal protein S17 — translated: MSEANVTETTDQNDNTVQETAGAKPVSNRKIRRGYVVSDKMDKTIVVQIEDRKQHALYGKIMRRSKKYKAHDENNTAGVGDLVRIQECRPLSKDKHHTLIEIVEKAR
- the rpmC gene encoding 50S ribosomal protein L29; translated protein: MAAGTPAHEFRELSNDELNERLAEAKEELFNLRFQHATGQLTNNRRISTVKRDIARIYTVLRERELGLSVVPGAEA
- the rplP gene encoding 50S ribosomal protein L16 — its product is MLIPKRVKYRRQHRPTRSGMSKGGNKIQFGEYAIQALEPAYVTNRQIEAGRIAINRHVKRGGKVWITIFPDRPLTQKPLGVRMGSGKGPVEKWIANVKPGRILFEMSYPDDSVAQEALRRAAQKLPMKVRIISKEDQY
- the rpsC gene encoding 30S ribosomal protein S3 produces the protein MGQKIHPHGLRLGITADWKSHWYADKNYSEYVAEDIKIREFLSTGLERAGIADVVIERTRDRVRVDIHTARPGIVIGRRGAEADRIRRELEKLTGKMVALNILEVKNVDANANLVAQSIAEQLVNRVAFRRAMRKSIQSAMRQPQVKGIKVLCSGRLGGAEMSRVERYHEGRVPLHTLRAEIDYGFAEAHTTFGRIGVKVWIYKGDVVGGVRESELNAPNNERRGRGDRRPRRGGQRRQRAEQKKEA
- the rplV gene encoding 50S ribosomal protein L22, with product MSDTITSARATAKYVRSSQMKANRVLDLVRGKSVSEALAILKYAPQAAAKPVAKVVASAAANAENNFGLDPKTLVISECYATEGPTMRRYQPRAQGRAFQIRKRTSHITVIVASEDAAKEGAK